One Streptomyces sp. L2 genomic window carries:
- a CDS encoding HAD-IA family hydrolase, producing MPATALTARALLLDMDGTLVNSNAVVERVWRRWAERHGLDGDEVLNVVHGRQGHASMAVLLPERSREQNLADNARMLAEETADLEGVVEVPGAAAFLAALRGLPHALVTSADVALSTARMAAAGLVLPEVRVTAESVGASKPDPEGFLKGAAELGVDPADCVVFEDSEAGVAAGRAAGMRVVGVGPRAGLYGPDAVVPDLTQVRTEPAADGTIRLHLG from the coding sequence ATGCCGGCCACCGCCCTCACCGCCCGCGCCCTCCTGCTCGACATGGACGGCACCCTCGTGAACTCCAACGCCGTCGTCGAACGTGTCTGGCGGCGCTGGGCCGAGCGGCACGGGCTGGACGGCGATGAGGTGCTGAACGTCGTCCACGGTCGGCAGGGGCACGCCTCCATGGCCGTCCTGCTGCCGGAGCGGTCCCGGGAGCAGAACCTCGCCGACAACGCGCGCATGCTCGCCGAGGAGACCGCGGATCTTGAAGGCGTGGTCGAGGTGCCCGGCGCGGCTGCCTTCCTCGCCGCCCTGCGCGGCCTCCCGCACGCCCTGGTCACCTCGGCGGACGTCGCCCTCTCCACCGCCCGCATGGCCGCGGCGGGCCTCGTCCTGCCCGAGGTGCGCGTCACGGCCGAGTCGGTGGGCGCCAGCAAGCCCGACCCCGAGGGCTTCCTGAAGGGCGCGGCGGAACTGGGTGTGGACCCGGCGGACTGCGTCGTCTTCGAGGACTCCGAGGCTGGCGTCGCCGCCGGCCGCGCCGCCGGAATGCGGGTCGTGGGCGTGGGCCCGCGCGCCGGCCTGTACGGCCCGGACGCGGTCGTACCGGACCTGACCCAGGTGCGGACAGAACCCGCCGCCGACGGCACGATCAGGCTGCACCTGGGCTGA
- a CDS encoding peptidoglycan-binding domain-containing protein, giving the protein MAAAGVASGLFSYAEPTRGQAAPEIRQSVPDVTPSRSASPSSAAPAVSSRPPVRSAPPAPPPRTLSSAPSPSEPTPRPSRSGSRTASPSPSVTATTTADPALRRGDTGPAVVDLQVRLAELNLYDDQVNGVYTDTVEDAVRRYQQARGIRTDTSGVYGPATRRSLESETW; this is encoded by the coding sequence GTGGCGGCGGCCGGGGTGGCGAGCGGGCTGTTCTCATACGCGGAACCGACCCGGGGGCAGGCCGCGCCGGAGATACGGCAGAGCGTCCCGGACGTGACGCCGTCGCGCTCGGCGTCCCCGTCGTCGGCGGCCCCGGCCGTCTCGTCCCGGCCGCCCGTGCGGTCCGCGCCCCCGGCGCCGCCGCCGCGCACCTTGTCCAGCGCCCCCTCGCCGTCCGAGCCGACACCCCGGCCCTCCCGCAGCGGCAGCCGTACGGCCTCCCCGTCCCCCTCGGTGACGGCGACGACGACGGCCGACCCGGCCCTGCGGCGCGGCGACACGGGTCCCGCGGTCGTCGACCTCCAGGTCCGCCTGGCGGAGCTGAACCTCTACGACGACCAGGTCAACGGCGTCTACACCGACACGGTCGAGGACGCGGTACGCCGATACCAACAGGCCCGCGGCATCCGCACCGACACGTCCGGGGTCTACGGCCCGGCGACGCGGCGCAGCCTGGAGTCGGAGACGTGGTAG
- a CDS encoding MDR family MFS transporter codes for MVLDTHGTDEDVTRSEHVSGNVLVSIGALLLGLLLAALDQTIVSTALPTIVSDLGGLEHLSWVVTAYLLASTAATPLWGKLGDQYGRKRLFQTAIVIFLIGSALCGAAQNMPQLIAFRALQGLGGGGLMVLSMAIVGDIVPPRDRGRYQGLFGAVFGATSVLGPLLGGLFTEHLSWRWVFYVNLPVGVVALAVIATALHIPRRAAHHVIDYLGTFLIASVATCLVLVASLGGTTWAWGSVQIIALIVLGVVLAACFVGVERRAAEPVLPLKLFRLRTFTLAAIISFIVGFAMFGAMTYLPTFLQVVHGVTPTMSGVYMLPMVFGLLLSSTVSGQIVSRTGRWKVFPIAGTAVTAIGLLLLHQLDEHSGTAEMSAYFFVFGLGLGLVMQVLVLIVQNAVAYEDLGVATSGATFFRSIGASFGVAIFGTVFATRLADKLTAAFRGVHLPPGVSADTLKADPRGIGALPPALRPAALHAYAASITDVFLYAAPVAALGFVLAWLLKEDRLRGSVTAPDVSETLAPNPVERSSYDEVCRALSLLGTREGRREVYQKITDRAGYDLLPAAGWMLLRIRKFGSVEPAQLAERSPVPLQAVMAAARQVEERHLAERRGPDLVLTEAGREVAERLATAREESLAELLGDWWEPGRSTDLTQLVHELTGELCGSEQERPHNGTTATLS; via the coding sequence ATGGTCCTGGATACGCACGGCACGGACGAGGACGTCACGCGCTCCGAACACGTGTCCGGCAACGTGCTCGTCTCGATCGGCGCCCTCCTGCTCGGGCTGCTGCTCGCCGCGCTCGACCAGACCATCGTGTCGACCGCGCTGCCCACCATCGTCAGTGACCTCGGCGGTCTGGAGCACCTGTCCTGGGTGGTCACCGCCTATCTCCTGGCGTCCACGGCGGCGACCCCCCTGTGGGGCAAACTCGGCGACCAGTACGGGCGCAAGCGGCTGTTCCAGACGGCGATCGTCATCTTCCTCATCGGCTCCGCCCTGTGCGGGGCCGCGCAGAACATGCCCCAGCTGATCGCGTTCCGCGCCCTACAAGGGCTGGGCGGCGGCGGGCTGATGGTGCTGTCGATGGCGATCGTCGGCGACATCGTGCCGCCCCGCGATCGCGGGCGCTACCAGGGCCTGTTCGGTGCCGTCTTCGGCGCGACCAGCGTGCTCGGACCGCTGCTCGGCGGACTGTTCACCGAGCACCTCAGCTGGCGCTGGGTGTTCTACGTCAACCTGCCCGTCGGCGTCGTCGCCCTCGCCGTGATCGCCACCGCCCTGCACATCCCGCGCCGCGCCGCCCACCACGTCATCGACTACCTCGGCACCTTCCTGATCGCCTCCGTCGCCACCTGCCTGGTCCTGGTGGCCTCGCTCGGCGGCACCACCTGGGCGTGGGGCTCGGTGCAGATCATCGCGCTCATCGTGCTCGGGGTCGTCCTCGCCGCCTGCTTCGTCGGCGTCGAGCGCCGGGCCGCCGAACCCGTTCTCCCGCTCAAGCTGTTCCGGCTGCGCACCTTCACCCTCGCCGCGATCATCAGCTTCATCGTCGGCTTCGCCATGTTCGGCGCGATGACCTACCTGCCGACGTTCCTCCAGGTCGTGCACGGCGTCACCCCGACCATGTCCGGCGTCTACATGCTGCCCATGGTCTTCGGCCTGCTGCTCTCCTCCACCGTCTCCGGGCAGATCGTCAGCCGCACCGGCCGCTGGAAGGTGTTCCCGATCGCCGGCACCGCCGTCACCGCCATCGGCCTGCTCCTGCTGCACCAGTTGGACGAGCACAGCGGCACCGCCGAGATGAGCGCCTACTTCTTCGTCTTCGGCCTCGGCCTCGGCCTCGTCATGCAGGTCCTCGTCCTCATCGTGCAGAACGCGGTGGCCTACGAGGACCTCGGCGTCGCCACCTCCGGCGCCACCTTCTTCCGCTCCATCGGCGCCTCCTTCGGCGTCGCCATCTTCGGCACGGTCTTCGCCACCCGCCTCGCGGACAAACTCACCGCCGCCTTCCGGGGCGTCCACCTGCCCCCGGGCGTCAGCGCCGACACGCTGAAGGCCGACCCGCGCGGCATCGGCGCCCTGCCCCCCGCGCTGCGCCCCGCCGCGCTGCACGCCTACGCGGCCTCCATCACCGACGTCTTCCTGTACGCCGCCCCGGTCGCCGCCCTCGGCTTCGTCCTGGCGTGGCTGCTGAAGGAGGACCGGCTGCGCGGCTCGGTCACCGCGCCGGACGTCTCCGAGACGCTCGCGCCCAACCCCGTGGAGCGGTCCTCCTACGACGAGGTGTGCCGCGCGCTGTCCCTGCTCGGCACCCGCGAGGGGCGCCGCGAGGTCTACCAGAAGATCACCGACCGGGCCGGGTACGACCTGCTCCCCGCCGCCGGCTGGATGCTGCTGCGCATCCGCAAGTTCGGCTCCGTGGAACCGGCCCAGCTCGCCGAGCGCAGCCCCGTACCGCTCCAGGCGGTCATGGCCGCCGCCCGCCAGGTCGAGGAGCGGCACCTCGCCGAACGCCGGGGCCCGGACCTGGTGCTGACCGAGGCCGGCCGCGAGGTCGCCGAACGGCTCGCGACGGCCCGCGAGGAGTCCCTGGCCGAGCTGCTGGGCGACTGGTGGGAGCCGGGCCGCTCCACCGACCTCACCCAGCTGGTGCACGAGCTGACCGGCGAACTGTGCGGTTCGGAACAGGAGCGCCCCCACAACGGAACGACCGCCACGCTCAGTTGA
- a CDS encoding GNAT family N-acetyltransferase, with the protein MGGMSWTIAPEPYDSPVAAALWRAYYTEVSDRWYLLYEGRRTGPDELEREIAANTGAELAPPTGQLMVGRYDGTPGGTAGVRLLDPATAELTRVFVHEAMRGKGGAALLVTAAEDAARALGARHIVLDTRGDLVEARTLYARLGYAETEPHNDVPYAEHWFRKEL; encoded by the coding sequence ATGGGCGGCATGAGCTGGACCATCGCCCCGGAGCCGTACGACTCACCGGTCGCCGCCGCCCTCTGGCGGGCGTACTACACGGAGGTCAGCGACCGCTGGTACCTGCTGTACGAGGGGCGCCGCACCGGCCCCGACGAGCTGGAGCGGGAGATCGCGGCCAACACGGGCGCCGAACTCGCCCCGCCGACCGGGCAGTTGATGGTCGGCCGGTACGACGGCACGCCGGGCGGTACCGCGGGCGTACGGCTGCTGGACCCGGCCACGGCGGAACTGACCCGGGTCTTCGTGCACGAGGCGATGCGCGGCAAGGGCGGGGCGGCGCTGCTCGTCACCGCGGCCGAGGACGCCGCCCGCGCCCTGGGCGCCAGGCACATCGTGCTCGACACCCGCGGCGACCTGGTGGAGGCCCGCACCCTGTACGCCCGGCTCGGCTACGCGGAGACCGAGCCCCACAACGACGTGCCGTACGCCGAGCACTGGTTCCGCAAGGAGCTGTAG
- a CDS encoding DUF1992 domain-containing protein, which produces MTERKPPGVPFESWADKQIRDAQRRGEFDALPGAGEPLPTDIESPYDELWWIKRKMAREGLAALPPALALRKEAEDALVAAYAAPSERIVRQIITDVNVKIREMMFKPPPGPPLGKKPYDVEEVVREWRQRRAAATPEGAPG; this is translated from the coding sequence ATGACCGAGCGAAAGCCACCCGGCGTTCCGTTCGAGTCCTGGGCGGACAAACAGATCCGGGACGCCCAGCGGCGCGGTGAGTTCGACGCGCTGCCCGGCGCGGGCGAGCCGCTGCCCACGGACATCGAGTCGCCGTACGACGAACTGTGGTGGATCAAGCGGAAGATGGCCCGCGAGGGCCTGGCCGCGCTGCCGCCGGCGCTGGCTCTGCGCAAAGAGGCCGAGGACGCGCTCGTGGCGGCGTACGCGGCGCCCTCGGAGCGGATCGTGCGGCAGATCATCACCGACGTCAACGTCAAGATCCGCGAGATGATGTTCAAGCCGCCGCCCGGCCCGCCACTCGGCAAGAAGCCGTACGACGTCGAGGAGGTCGTACGGGAGTGGCGGCAGCGCAGGGCTGCCGCCACCCCCGAGGGCGCACCGGGCTGA
- a CDS encoding FHA domain-containing protein produces MLELTMATVSGADAGATAGMTMADAPSEPGAVLRVGRDASVCRLVTPDDWLFVSRVHLEFRCGPDGTWQVGWLRGSQAEPSSEVRLIVGEYAQTLTYGGIVALPRGGSGELVVQDRTAPRSVNVGFYHES; encoded by the coding sequence GTGCTCGAACTCACCATGGCCACCGTCTCGGGGGCCGACGCGGGTGCCACCGCCGGTATGACGATGGCCGACGCGCCCAGCGAGCCGGGTGCCGTGCTGCGGGTGGGCCGGGACGCCTCCGTGTGCCGCCTGGTCACGCCGGACGACTGGCTGTTCGTCTCGCGCGTCCACCTGGAGTTCCGCTGCGGCCCCGACGGGACGTGGCAGGTGGGCTGGCTGCGCGGCTCCCAGGCCGAGCCGTCCTCCGAAGTGCGGCTGATCGTCGGGGAGTACGCGCAGACCCTCACCTACGGCGGCATCGTCGCCCTCCCGCGGGGCGGCTCCGGTGAACTCGTCGTCCAGGACCGCACGGCGCCGCGCAGCGTCAACGTGGGCTTCTACCACGAGAGTTGA
- a CDS encoding O-methyltransferase: protein MSGSQLWDDVDNYFSGHLSPDDEALEAALRDSEAAGLPAISVTPAQGKLLQILAQVQGARTILEIGTLGGYSTIWMGRALPEDGRLISLEYSAKHAEVATRNLARAGLERVAEVRVGPALESLPKLADENPAPFDLVFIDADKANNAHYVEWALRLTRAGSLIVLDNVVRGGRVLNADSTEPDVVGTRAALDLIATHPRLTGTAIQTVGSKGHDGFALARVLA, encoded by the coding sequence ATGAGCGGGTCGCAGCTGTGGGACGACGTCGACAACTACTTCTCTGGACACCTCTCACCCGATGACGAGGCGCTGGAGGCGGCGTTGCGGGACAGTGAGGCCGCCGGACTTCCGGCCATTTCCGTCACCCCGGCCCAGGGCAAGCTCCTCCAGATCCTCGCCCAGGTCCAGGGCGCCCGCACCATCCTGGAGATCGGCACCCTCGGCGGCTACAGCACCATCTGGATGGGCCGCGCCCTCCCCGAGGACGGCCGCCTCATCTCCCTGGAGTACAGCGCCAAGCACGCCGAGGTGGCCACGCGCAACCTGGCCCGGGCCGGCCTGGAACGGGTCGCGGAGGTGCGGGTGGGCCCAGCCCTGGAGTCGCTGCCCAAGCTCGCCGACGAGAACCCGGCCCCCTTCGATCTGGTGTTCATCGACGCCGACAAGGCCAACAACGCGCACTACGTGGAGTGGGCGCTCCGCCTCACCCGGGCGGGCAGCCTGATCGTCCTGGACAACGTGGTGCGCGGCGGCCGGGTGCTGAACGCCGACAGCACCGAACCGGACGTCGTCGGCACCCGCGCCGCCCTCGACCTGATCGCCACCCACCCGAGGCTCACCGGGACGGCGATCCAGACCGTCGGCAGCAAGGGCCACGACGGCTTCGCGCTGGCCCGGGTACTGGCGTAG
- a CDS encoding DUF2330 domain-containing protein, with protein MEHVRRRRRALVVVLSLLGIQLSLLIAPAYACGCGAMIPDARQRIAVAEEQSVLRWDGRQEQIVMRLTVEGDTRRAAWIMPVPHRATVRLGDPHLFDQLSAATAPVHRIRPHFWPRHGDWPFDDTSDGVAAAPPPVGGAGGVHVVGRQRLGPFDVARLTATDPAALDTWLRTHGFSFPDRLRTALQPYVDQHWEYVAVRLAPETAGTPLHGALDPLHLTFASDRAVYPMRLSRLARTPQTLGLYVLAAHRMRPVSDIGGTAPRVLFAGRLKDLKDPVGPLATLAHGTPYLTALSQEFYDPSRITGDHELRPAATDTPYQQVVYEDRLREFAGVPAWLLTVGGALLLLVAAAVLLAVRHSRRPVRPPPPVHPPEPIG; from the coding sequence ATGGAACACGTTCGGCGGAGGCGTCGCGCGCTGGTGGTGGTTCTCAGTCTCCTCGGCATCCAGCTGAGCCTGCTCATCGCCCCGGCGTACGCGTGCGGCTGCGGTGCCATGATTCCCGACGCCCGGCAGCGGATCGCCGTCGCCGAGGAGCAGTCCGTGCTCCGCTGGGACGGCCGCCAGGAGCAGATCGTGATGCGGCTGACGGTCGAGGGAGACACCCGCCGCGCCGCCTGGATCATGCCCGTCCCGCACCGCGCGACCGTCCGCCTCGGCGACCCCCACCTGTTCGACCAGCTGTCCGCCGCCACCGCCCCCGTGCACCGCATCCGCCCGCACTTCTGGCCCCGGCACGGCGACTGGCCCTTCGACGACACCTCGGACGGCGTCGCGGCCGCCCCGCCCCCGGTGGGCGGCGCCGGCGGCGTGCACGTGGTCGGCCGGCAGCGGCTCGGCCCGTTCGACGTGGCTCGGCTCACCGCCACCGACCCGGCCGCTCTCGACACCTGGCTGCGCACCCACGGCTTCTCCTTCCCCGACCGGCTGCGGACGGCGCTCCAGCCGTACGTCGACCAGCACTGGGAGTACGTGGCAGTCCGCCTCGCCCCCGAGACCGCCGGCACCCCCCTGCACGGCGCCCTCGACCCCCTGCACCTCACCTTCGCCAGCGACCGCGCCGTCTACCCGATGCGCCTGTCCCGGCTGGCCCGCACGCCGCAGACCCTCGGCCTCTACGTGCTCGCGGCGCACCGCATGCGCCCCGTCTCCGACATCGGCGGCACCGCACCCCGCGTGCTGTTCGCCGGCCGGCTCAAGGACCTCAAGGACCCCGTCGGCCCCCTCGCCACGCTCGCGCACGGAACGCCGTATCTGACGGCCCTCAGCCAGGAGTTCTACGACCCCTCCCGCATCACCGGCGACCACGAACTGCGCCCGGCTGCCACCGACACGCCGTACCAGCAGGTCGTCTACGAGGACCGGTTGAGGGAGTTCGCCGGTGTGCCGGCCTGGCTGCTGACCGTCGGCGGCGCCCTGCTCCTGCTGGTCGCGGCGGCCGTCCTGCTCGCCGTACGGCACTCCCGGCGGCCGGTGCGGCCACCGCCGCCCGTACACCCACCTGAGCCGATCGGCTGA
- the proP gene encoding glycine betaine/L-proline transporter ProP, translating to MVKPRKPVRVSSDVTVTDPALVKRAVKAAALGNAMEWFDFGVYSYIAVTLGKVFFPSGNPTTQLLSTFGAFAAAFLVRPLGGMVFGPLGDRVGRQKVLAVTMIMMAAGTFAIGLIPSYGAIGVGAPLLLLAARLVQGFSTGGEYAGASTFIAEYAPDKKRGFFGSWLEFGTLAGYIGGAGLVTLLTALLSTHDLTSWGWRIPFLVAGPMGVIGLYLRLKLEETPAFAAEVEKAEAARPKVPLREMITGQWKSLLLCMGLVLVFNVTDYMLLSYMPSYLTSELKYDATHGLLVVLGVMALMMIVQPFAGALSDRVGRRPVIAAGCAGFLFLSIPALLLIREGSLLAVGLGMAALGLLLVCFTAAMPAALPALFPTRVRYGSLSIGFNVSVSLFGGTTPLVVTALIGATGNMMMPAYYMMAAAVVGGVAVWRMTESAGRPLPGSAPSIEPH from the coding sequence CTGGTGAAGCCCCGGAAGCCCGTACGGGTCTCCTCCGACGTCACCGTCACCGATCCCGCGCTCGTCAAGCGTGCCGTGAAGGCGGCCGCGCTGGGCAACGCGATGGAGTGGTTCGACTTCGGCGTCTACAGCTACATCGCGGTCACCCTGGGCAAGGTCTTCTTCCCGTCCGGCAACCCGACCACACAGCTGCTCTCCACCTTCGGCGCCTTCGCCGCGGCCTTCCTGGTCCGCCCGCTCGGCGGCATGGTCTTCGGCCCGCTCGGCGACCGGGTGGGGCGGCAGAAGGTCCTCGCCGTCACGATGATCATGATGGCGGCCGGCACGTTCGCGATCGGGCTGATCCCCTCGTACGGCGCGATCGGCGTCGGCGCACCGCTGCTGCTGCTGGCGGCCCGGCTGGTGCAGGGGTTCTCCACCGGTGGCGAGTACGCGGGCGCGTCGACGTTCATCGCCGAGTACGCGCCCGACAAGAAGCGCGGCTTCTTCGGCAGCTGGCTGGAGTTCGGCACGCTCGCCGGGTACATCGGCGGTGCGGGCCTGGTCACCCTGCTGACGGCGCTGCTCTCCACGCACGATCTGACGTCCTGGGGCTGGCGGATCCCGTTCCTGGTCGCCGGTCCGATGGGTGTCATCGGCCTCTACCTGCGGCTGAAGCTGGAGGAGACGCCCGCCTTCGCCGCCGAGGTCGAGAAGGCGGAGGCCGCCCGGCCGAAGGTGCCGCTGCGCGAGATGATCACGGGTCAGTGGAAGTCGCTGCTGCTGTGCATGGGCCTGGTGCTGGTCTTCAACGTCACCGACTACATGCTGCTGTCGTACATGCCGAGCTATCTGACCAGTGAGCTGAAGTACGACGCGACGCACGGGCTGCTGGTGGTGCTCGGCGTGATGGCCCTGATGATGATCGTCCAGCCGTTCGCCGGCGCGCTCAGCGACCGGGTCGGGCGCCGGCCCGTCATCGCCGCGGGCTGCGCGGGGTTCCTGTTCCTGTCGATCCCGGCGCTGCTGCTGATCCGTGAGGGCAGTCTGCTGGCGGTGGGGCTGGGCATGGCGGCGCTGGGCCTCCTCCTGGTCTGCTTCACGGCGGCCATGCCGGCCGCGCTGCCCGCTCTCTTCCCGACCCGGGTGCGGTACGGGTCCCTGTCGATCGGGTTCAACGTGTCCGTGTCCCTGTTCGGCGGGACGACTCCGCTGGTCGTGACCGCGCTGATCGGGGCGACCGGGAACATGATGATGCCCGCGTACTACATGATGGCCGCGGCTGTCGTGGGCGGGGTCGCGGTGTGGCGCATGACCGAGTCCGCGGGCCGGCCCCTGCCGGGCTCCGCCCCCTCGATCGAGCCCCACTGA
- a CDS encoding bifunctional glycosyltransferase 87/phosphatase PAP2 family protein, whose product MVNVEHSGRPADAFGATAIGARLRAARLALWAVAALLSVRQVAAVLTTPSGERLTDLETWVGPNGVLHVKGSLYDSTQFTGTPFAGLVLRPLTHAAEQALGWGWTFGTLLLVVAVGLIAARALPQPVSRRTSLLAAPVAVSLLMLSLPVRNALWLGQTSVLPVLLVLAGCFTVRGQRLSGLCVGLAAAFQPTVLLFAPLLWFTGRRRAALSALAAFAASTALAWAAMPHDSYTYWVHHMAGAGLGGEADDLANQSLHGGLLRLGLTGPLEIAVFLLLGAAVAALALRRAVRYAHDGQLLLAVAVTGCAAVAASPTAWQHQLLWVLLAVVGRVGRRASDRCVWPLAVVLVTTLPAKMMLPNMQVMFPLRDNLVLLAALSAAVAVPFLSRTSPYYQEPLPTRYAPPVPARFRHVPLLPFLRRVLTRPNLLLELLLIRVTYAAYQQVRLAATGGTISGGRIRAEHHGHIVLGIERFLHIDIEHGVNHAVVNIGWLRSFFDYYYETFHFVVPLTVLAVLYSRRPVDYRWARSSLGFATLLALVGFWLFPLAPPRLMPSLGIIDTVHGVQDFSKPNYGTLTALTNQYAAMPSLHFGWALWCGVVIAVVAPRWWMKALGLLHPLFTVSAIVATGNHWVLDAVGGAAVVSAGFGLSYLCQGPRPEIVKAAALRREPAAEDAPAPR is encoded by the coding sequence GTGGTGAACGTGGAGCACAGCGGGCGACCGGCGGATGCCTTCGGGGCGACGGCGATCGGAGCCCGCCTGAGAGCGGCCCGGCTCGCCCTGTGGGCGGTGGCCGCGCTCCTCTCGGTGCGCCAGGTCGCCGCCGTCCTGACCACCCCGAGCGGCGAACGGCTCACCGACCTGGAGACCTGGGTCGGCCCGAACGGCGTCCTGCACGTCAAGGGCTCGCTGTACGACTCGACCCAGTTCACCGGCACCCCGTTCGCCGGGCTCGTCCTCAGACCCCTCACCCACGCGGCCGAACAGGCCCTCGGCTGGGGCTGGACCTTCGGGACCCTGCTCCTCGTCGTCGCCGTCGGCCTGATCGCCGCCCGCGCGCTGCCCCAGCCCGTCAGCCGCCGCACCTCCCTGCTGGCCGCGCCGGTCGCGGTGAGCCTGCTGATGCTCTCCCTGCCGGTCCGCAACGCGCTCTGGCTCGGCCAGACCAGCGTCCTGCCGGTGCTGCTGGTGCTGGCCGGCTGCTTCACCGTGCGCGGGCAGCGGCTGAGCGGGCTGTGCGTCGGCCTGGCCGCCGCGTTCCAGCCCACCGTGCTGCTCTTCGCCCCGCTGCTGTGGTTCACCGGCCGCCGCCGGGCCGCCCTGTCCGCGCTCGCCGCGTTCGCCGCGAGCACGGCGCTGGCCTGGGCCGCGATGCCGCACGACTCGTACACCTACTGGGTGCACCACATGGCCGGCGCCGGACTCGGCGGCGAGGCCGACGACCTCGCCAACCAGTCCCTGCACGGCGGCCTGCTCCGCCTCGGCCTGACCGGCCCCCTGGAGATCGCCGTCTTCCTGCTGCTGGGCGCCGCCGTCGCCGCCCTCGCCCTGCGCCGCGCCGTCCGCTACGCCCACGACGGCCAGCTCCTGCTCGCCGTCGCCGTCACCGGCTGCGCCGCCGTCGCCGCGTCCCCGACCGCCTGGCAGCACCAGCTGCTGTGGGTGCTGCTCGCGGTCGTCGGCCGGGTCGGCAGACGGGCATCCGACCGCTGTGTCTGGCCGCTCGCGGTCGTCCTCGTCACCACGCTTCCGGCGAAGATGATGCTGCCGAACATGCAGGTGATGTTCCCGCTGCGGGACAACCTGGTGCTGCTCGCGGCGCTGTCCGCCGCCGTCGCCGTACCGTTTCTCTCCCGTACTTCGCCGTACTACCAGGAGCCCCTGCCGACGCGGTACGCCCCGCCGGTCCCCGCCCGTTTCCGGCACGTGCCGCTGCTGCCGTTCCTGCGCCGCGTGCTCACCCGCCCCAACCTGCTGCTGGAACTGCTCCTCATCCGCGTCACCTACGCCGCGTACCAGCAGGTCAGGCTGGCCGCGACCGGCGGCACCATCTCCGGCGGCCGGATCCGCGCCGAGCACCACGGGCACATCGTGCTCGGCATCGAGCGGTTCCTGCACATCGACATCGAGCACGGGGTCAACCACGCCGTCGTCAACATCGGATGGCTGCGTTCCTTCTTCGACTACTACTACGAAACCTTCCACTTCGTCGTCCCGCTGACCGTCCTCGCCGTCCTCTACTCGCGCCGCCCGGTCGACTACCGCTGGGCCCGCTCCAGTCTCGGCTTCGCCACTCTGCTCGCCCTGGTCGGGTTCTGGCTCTTCCCGCTGGCCCCGCCGCGCCTGATGCCCTCCCTCGGCATCATCGACACCGTCCACGGCGTCCAGGACTTCTCCAAGCCGAACTACGGCACCCTGACCGCGCTGACCAACCAGTACGCGGCGATGCCCTCGCTGCACTTCGGCTGGGCGCTGTGGTGCGGCGTCGTCATCGCGGTCGTCGCCCCCCGCTGGTGGATGAAGGCCCTCGGCCTGCTGCACCCCCTCTTCACGGTCTCGGCGATCGTCGCGACCGGCAACCACTGGGTGCTGGACGCGGTGGGCGGGGCCGCGGTGGTGAGCGCCGGGTTCGGGCTGTCGTACCTCTGCCAGGGGCCGCGCCCGGAGATCGTCAAGGCGGCGGCGCTCCGCCGGGAACCCGCGGCCGAGGACGCGCCGGCGCCGCGCTGA